One Candidatus Dadabacteria bacterium DNA segment encodes these proteins:
- a CDS encoding zinc ribbon domain-containing protein: MPIYEYECEQCAGKFNGDISALVRRLTKKNASAISKGNPGFLYIEVTKEKDGAPVFSVGEKTRSRAARRFRYTLDGGNILYLELKDFRFSEIVEVGGPAPPCPSCGSKKAIRVFSTFKAIFDKRDREPGPGDDIGWHKDYKIQKDEEQQNWVGQDNLNQYFKQ, encoded by the coding sequence GGGAAAGTTTAACGGCGACATCTCCGCCCTCGTCCGCCGTCTTACCAAAAAAAACGCCTCGGCAATCTCAAAAGGCAATCCGGGGTTTCTCTACATTGAGGTTACAAAAGAAAAAGACGGGGCGCCGGTTTTCTCAGTCGGCGAAAAGACCCGCTCGCGGGCGGCGCGAAGGTTTCGCTATACGCTTGACGGCGGAAACATACTGTATCTTGAACTGAAAGATTTCAGATTCAGCGAGATTGTGGAAGTCGGCGGACCCGCGCCGCCCTGCCCGTCCTGCGGGAGCAAAAAGGCGATAAGGGTGTTTTCAACCTTCAAGGCGATCTTTGACAAGAGAGACCGCGAGCCGGGTCCCGGAGACGATATCGGATGGCACAAAGACTACAAAATCCAGAAAGACGAGGAACAGCAAAACTGGGTCGGGCAGGACAACCTGAACCAGTATTTCAAGCAGTAG